The Neochlamydia sp. S13 genome has a segment encoding these proteins:
- a CDS encoding ABC transporter ATP-binding protein, with product MEEIILQASDISKAYHYPAKVSILNNINLVVKRGETVAITGRSGEGKSTLLQILGTLEKPSSGRLAIAGQTINPFNCRKIRNQHIAFIFQSFHLLEDYTALENILMPARIARKSIAKGSKAYQRACSLLERVGLEDRAYFDTKLLSGGEKQRIAIARALCNDPDIIFADEPSGNLDKQTAQDIHQLLLDFASEKDKAIIIVTHDDKLSDLCNIRYFLEEGVLKLNSPSLF from the coding sequence ATGGAAGAAATTATTTTGCAAGCTAGCGATATCAGCAAAGCTTATCATTACCCTGCCAAAGTATCGATTTTAAATAACATTAACTTAGTTGTTAAGCGTGGGGAAACAGTAGCGATAACAGGACGCTCCGGCGAAGGTAAAAGCACTCTATTACAAATCTTAGGGACTTTAGAAAAGCCCTCCTCTGGACGATTGGCTATTGCCGGGCAAACCATTAACCCTTTTAATTGCAGAAAAATTAGAAACCAGCACATCGCCTTTATTTTCCAATCTTTTCATCTTTTAGAAGACTATACCGCGCTAGAGAATATTCTGATGCCAGCGCGTATCGCCCGTAAATCTATTGCTAAAGGAAGTAAGGCTTATCAAAGAGCTTGCTCTTTACTAGAGCGCGTAGGCTTAGAAGACCGCGCCTACTTTGATACCAAGCTTTTATCGGGTGGAGAAAAACAGCGCATAGCGATTGCTCGTGCACTTTGCAATGATCCTGATATTATCTTTGCCGATGAGCCCTCTGGTAACTTGGATAAGCAAACAGCGCAAGATATTCATCAACTTCTGTTAGATTTTGCTTCTGAAAAAGATAAAGCAATAATTATTGTTACACACGATGATAAGCTTTCAGATCTTTGCAATATAAGATATTTCCTAGAAGAAGGGGTCCTCAAGCTTAATTCTCCCTCACTTTTCTAA
- a CDS encoding ABC transporter permease: protein MFELSVACKYLRPRWRQLSVSIISLISILVIALVVWLIVVFFSVTSGLEKRWIEKLIALTAPVRLTPTETYYNSYYYQIDSISENSNYTLKTIGEKWRADQSDPYDPQLDIEVPFNWPAPDREEDGSLKDPVKKAFSIIKNLPYSPSIKARDYEVCASNLRLRMLRKTPETNPTLTQAFLSQATYLGSLDNENLAILKATLPITDADINNLLYTLSIASENVQEDHPASADSVNQQLLRERLKTFFKYTEVNWLKTPPAGWALPTVLQKNASLPKQLPGGFQMSALPILESLNKILYLQKILFDVSFEVEGHQVSGRIPMGNLLIAHPKIKTHFNNSPPLSPFWFYKVGNSQEDLKVFLPKDAALGEGILLPKPFREAGVLLGDRGYISFQIPTVSALQEQRIQVFVAGFYDQGLIPVGGKFILVNEALTNLIASAQHNSQAQSNGINLRFSDLSKVDEIYGKLQQAFEEAGIAPYWKIETYRDYDFTKDIIQQLRSDKHLFTLIAIVIIIVACSNVISMLIILVNDKKLEIGILRSMGASSASIAGIFGFCGMTMGLAGSIIGIGAALLTLRHLELLVTFLSKLQGHEAFNPLYYGDSLPNEVSMEALLYVISFTALISLFSGLVPAVKASLLRPSTILRAE, encoded by the coding sequence ATGTTTGAATTATCTGTCGCATGCAAATATTTAAGACCCCGCTGGCGGCAATTGTCTGTGTCTATTATTAGTTTAATTTCCATATTAGTCATCGCACTTGTAGTATGGCTAATCGTAGTTTTTTTTTCTGTAACAAGTGGTTTAGAAAAACGCTGGATAGAGAAATTAATCGCTCTCACTGCACCTGTCCGCCTTACACCCACTGAAACTTATTATAATTCCTATTATTACCAAATTGACAGCATTAGCGAGAACTCTAACTATACCTTGAAAACCATTGGTGAAAAATGGCGAGCTGATCAGTCGGATCCCTACGACCCGCAGCTTGATATAGAAGTTCCCTTTAATTGGCCTGCACCTGATAGAGAAGAGGACGGATCGCTTAAAGATCCTGTAAAGAAAGCTTTTTCTATTATCAAGAATTTGCCTTACTCTCCCTCCATAAAAGCACGTGATTATGAAGTTTGTGCGAGCAATTTGCGTCTTCGTATGCTTCGAAAAACCCCTGAGACTAATCCTACTTTAACACAAGCCTTCTTATCACAGGCTACTTACCTAGGATCTCTAGATAATGAAAATTTGGCTATTTTAAAAGCGACTCTCCCTATTACAGATGCCGATATTAACAACCTACTTTATACTCTTTCTATTGCCTCTGAAAATGTTCAAGAAGATCATCCCGCTTCAGCTGATAGTGTTAATCAGCAACTCTTAAGAGAAAGATTGAAAACTTTTTTTAAGTATACTGAGGTTAATTGGCTAAAAACTCCTCCTGCTGGATGGGCTCTTCCCACTGTCCTTCAAAAAAATGCCTCGCTACCTAAACAACTTCCTGGTGGTTTCCAAATGAGCGCCCTGCCCATTTTGGAATCATTAAATAAAATCCTCTATCTACAAAAAATACTATTTGATGTGAGTTTTGAAGTGGAAGGACATCAAGTTAGCGGACGCATTCCTATGGGAAATTTGCTGATTGCCCATCCTAAGATAAAAACTCATTTTAATAACTCTCCTCCCCTTTCTCCTTTTTGGTTTTACAAAGTAGGCAATTCGCAAGAAGATTTAAAGGTGTTTTTACCTAAAGATGCTGCTTTAGGGGAAGGGATTTTGCTACCCAAACCTTTTCGTGAAGCGGGAGTGTTGCTTGGTGATCGCGGCTATATTTCCTTTCAAATACCTACCGTAAGTGCTCTGCAAGAACAACGCATTCAGGTATTTGTAGCTGGCTTTTATGATCAAGGCTTAATCCCTGTTGGGGGCAAGTTTATTTTGGTAAACGAGGCCTTAACTAACTTAATTGCATCCGCACAGCATAATAGCCAGGCACAAAGCAATGGAATTAACCTACGTTTTTCAGATTTAAGCAAAGTGGACGAAATCTATGGTAAACTGCAGCAAGCCTTCGAAGAAGCAGGCATTGCTCCTTATTGGAAGATTGAAACCTACCGTGACTATGATTTTACCAAGGATATCATTCAACAGCTGCGTAGTGATAAACATTTATTTACGCTTATTGCCATCGTTATCATTATCGTCGCCTGTTCAAATGTTATCTCCATGCTAATTATACTGGTTAATGACAAAAAGCTAGAGATAGGAATCTTGCGCTCCATGGGAGCATCATCAGCAAGTATTGCCGGTATTTTTGGGTTTTGTGGAATGACCATGGGACTAGCGGGAAGCATCATAGGTATTGGAGCGGCTTTGCTTACACTTAGGCATTTAGAGTTGCTTGTCACTTTTTTAAGTAAGCTCCAAGGCCATGAAGCCTTTAATCCTCTCTACTATGGTGATAGCCTACCTAACGAGGTCAGCATGGAAGCTTTATTGTATGTAATAAGTTTTACTGCTTTAATCTCATTATTCTCAGGCCTTGTACCTGCCGTAAAAGCAAGCTTGCTACGCCCTTCAACTATTTTAAGAGCGGAATAA
- the rpmG gene encoding 50S ribosomal protein L33 has protein sequence MASRKREKIKLKSSASHYHYHTVKNKTNSPERMTLNKFDPVVRKHVEFKETK, from the coding sequence ATGGCCAGTAGAAAAAGAGAAAAAATTAAGCTTAAAAGTTCCGCCAGTCACTACCATTATCATACAGTAAAAAACAAGACAAATAGCCCCGAGCGTATGACCTTAAATAAGTTTGACCCAGTGGTACGTAAGCACGTTGAGTTCAAAGAAACCAAATAA